One candidate division TA06 bacterium genomic window, TTTCCAGAACTGACGACCATGGAAAACCTCATCCTGGGGTCGCTGCGGCCGGAGGCAAAGACGAAAAGGGCAGATTCATTGGAATGGGTGTTCGGACTGATGCCCAGGCTGAGGGAAAGAAAAAGCCAATTCGCGGGGACATTGAGTGGGGGAGAGCAGCAGATGCTTGCTGTGGCAAGAGGACTGATGTCCAGACCCAAACTATTGATGTTTGACGAGCCATCGCTTGGCCTGGCTCCTCTTCTGGTGAAGCAGGTCTTTGATGTCGTGGAGAAGCTCAGGACAGAAGGGATTACAGTCCTGATAGTGGAGCAGAATGTCCGACAGAGTCTCCAGATTTGTGACAGGGTCTATGTGCTTGAAAATGGTAGGATTATTATGGAAGGAAGCAATCTGCTCGAAGACGACAGAGTCCGAGAAGCTTACCTGGGACTCTAATCTCCGCGACCCACTGCCGCCGGAAATTAGGAAATTTAGAAAATGAGAAATTGAGGAAGTAGAATCCTGCCGACCTCGCCCCACGAGCCCCGGAGTGTTTTTGTAATCTGTAATTCGTGATGAGTAATTTATTACCTATCTCACTAGCAAGAGAAGTTTTGATTTAGTCGTAGTGGGTGATTCATACTTGCAGACATAAACTCCAGAGGGGACCTGTTGGCCATTGCGGTCGTCGCCTGTCCAGACCACGCTGTGCATGTCGACAGCGGGGACACCATCTACGAGTGTCCGTACAACCCTTCCAGCGACGTCGTGAATGGTCAGTCTCAGTCTTGTGTATCCGTCAGCGTAATAAGAAATTGTGCATGATTCATAGAAAGGATTGGGGCCCAGGCGCAGGATATTGTCTTCGCTTCTCAGCGAAACTGGGCCTTCCGCCACGCCCACTCCCGTTATGACCCGTATGTATTCCTGTGGAAAAGGTTCGTCGACCCATCCCCCGGCGAAGTTCATGTAGTTCGCCCTTGAGGTTGGTAGAACCTCTACGGGTAGGAGGCCCGTGTCAGATGCGGTCACCCGGAAAGTCACACTCCAGTCTTCTGCAAGGCCCAGTTCTCCAACAGTCCATTCTGCCGCTCTTCCCGCGACTCTATCGGGGACTATGGAGAAAGACCCGGGAACGTAGTTGAATCTTGAGTCGAGACGCTCAATGACCGACAGATGCCGGGCGGCAAGATACGTAGGAACCATGCGTATACTCTTTAGAATCTCAGGGATCATCGACAGGTCAGGGTAGTGCCAGTAGGTTTCACTGTCCGGCTCGCTCACAATGAGTCTGAGTGTTTCCTCGCTCGCCGGGCTCCCGAAGCCCAGCGCGTAGATAAGAGTTCCTGAAGCCTTTGCATTCTGTGCAGCCTCAAAAGGGTCTGAGCCGCTCGTGGAAGAGCCGTCTGACAGTAAAAGTATCACTGGAAGATTGCTTTCCTTGCGGCGTGGGCTGGTAAGCTCAGCCTGAGCCAGATTGATGGCATCTCCAAGGACAGTCCAACCGCCAGCCTTGAGACTGTCGATCAGAGGGAAAAGCATCCAATGGAGGTGACTCAGTTCACTCAACAGTACCGCATCAGTGCCAAACGCGACAAGTCCTGACTGCTCGGTCGTTGGGTCAAGACCCATGCAGATGCATCTGGCGGCAACTTTTGCAGTTTCAAGTGGAGCACCCTCCATACTGCCCGAGACGTCAATCGCAAAAATGAGGTCTATAGCCATCGGAGCTATCGTATCGCCTATTCCTTCGACAGTCAGCGTAACCTCGGCCTCATCAGGGACGCCGGTGCCTGCGAGATAGATTTGATCCGGCCAAACAGACTTATCAGTTGTGACTCGTGGGAACTCATTGGAGGCCGCGGCTGCTGCAAGGAGTGCACAACACAAGACTAGTGGAGGCCACTTCATTTTCTACCTCCCCCTTGAAGGTTAAACAAGCTCCATTCAGCGCATCACTTATACACTATGCTCCTGCCGGATGTGGATATCAAGTCTTTTCTCATAAATCCTAGCCACTCACCCATTCCACTCCTGGCAGGTCGAGCGTGCGAACTGGCAAATACAAGATCTGCGATTCTGAACCTACAAACTTGACTCCTAGCATCTCTTCTGCTAGGCTCGCGAATGAGGTACATCATGGACAAGGTAGAGTACAGGCCGATAGGAGTGATACACTCGCCTTTTAGAGAACCAAAGGGCGTGCCCATCCAACCGTCAGGGCGCAAGGGGATAAAGGGAACAGTTGAGCTTGAGCCACAATATGAGGTAGGCCTGAAAGACGTGGAAGGGTTTTCCCACATAATTCTCATCTATCATCTACACTTATCGCAGGGGTATTCACTTGAGGTTTTGCCGTTTGTGGATCATGTAAAGAGGGGACTTTTTGCTACCAGGGCACCGAAGCGACCCAATGCAATAGGCATATCCGTTGTCCCTCTGGAAAAGATAGAAGGAACCACGCTCTACATTTCTGACCTGGATATTGTTGATGGAACTCCTTTACTCGACATAAAGCCGTATATCCCCAAGTTTGAAAAAACCGAAGATATACGAATAGGATGGCTGAAAGACAAGGTGCGCCGCACTGAGGACGCAGTCGCCGATGACCGATTCACTCCCTGACTACCCAACCCCCCACCCACGAAAATAGAGAATAAGACCTGTAACCACGAGATTACACTAGATTAACACAGAAAAACCCTGACCCTATGGCTAGTCCAGAGAAAAGAAATCTTGTGGTAATCCGTGAAATCTGTGGTTTCGTGTGGAGTGTGTCAGAATGAGAATGCGGAGGGGCAGAGCTTGGCCAGGACGCACTCCGCGCACTTCGGTCTTTGGGCGTTGCACACCTTTCTCCCGTGCCATATCAGAAGATCAGTAATCCTTGCCCAATCCTTCGTGGGAGTGATTTGCATCAGGTCTTGTTCAATCTTGTTTGGATCTTTGTTCTTGGTGAGGCCCAGCCGTTGGCTGAGCCTTCGGACGTGCGTGTCTACAGCGATTCCTTCAATCACCCCGTATGCATTTTGAAGTACAATATTGGCTGTCTTCCTTGCAACACCCGGGAGCGTTAGCAGTTCCTCCATAGTCCTTGGGACCTGGGAGTCGAATCTTTCTATTAGGGCCGCCGAAGCTGCTCTTATGTTCTTTGTCTTGTTCCTGAAGAAGCCTGTTTGTCTTATTTCTTTCTGCAACTGCATAATGTTTGCTTTAGCATAGTCTTCAGGAGACTTGTACTTCTTGAACAAAACTGCGGTAACCTCATTCACCTTTGCATCCGTGCACTGCGCCGAAAGTATCGTGGATATGAGCATCTCTAGCGGATTCCTATGCTTCAACGCCGTCTTTGCGTCCGGAAACTCTTTGCTCAACACTCGGATAATCCGGGTTACTTTATTTTTCAATTTGGGGTCGGGCTTTTTGACCCTGGTTTTCTTATTACCTGTCACCTATCGCCCTCTAAAACGAAATTGCGAAATCACGAAATTCCACCTTCAGCCCCACCCTTGGAGAGCAAGAGGAAGGGGGAGTTTCGTAATTAGTAATCACTAATTCGTAATTTGTTTACGTACTCAGTCGCGGCCATCCCTGCTATTGTTCCTTCACCACAGGCAATGACTACCTGTCTATACCTCTTTGAACGTATGTCGCCTACCGCGTATATGCCTGGCGTAGACGTCTCCATATTCTCATTGGTTATGATGTACCCCTGTTCATCCATCTCGACCACGCCTTTGGCGAGTTCAGAATATGGAAGAAATCCCGCGTATATGAAGACACCTGAGGTTTCAAAGGTCCTCTCTTCTTCCGTTCCCCGATTCTTCACGGTCACCGACTCAACCACATCTTTGCCGTTTATAGAGGCGAGTAGGTGATTCAAGAGAAACTTCACGTTTGTGTTCTTCTGGAGCTGTTCTTCGAGTATCTTTTCTCCGGTCACATGAGGAAGAAACTCGACGATTGTGACGCTCTTCACGTGCTTGAGGAGATACTCGCTCTCCTGCAGTCCGGAGTTTCCAGCTCCCACGACTACAACGTCCTTACCCTTGTACAGCGGGCCATCGCAAGTAGCGCAGTAAGAAACCCCTTTGCCTGTGAACTTCTCCTCACCGGGAACGTTCAGCTTCTTGGGAACGCTACCTGAACCGATTATCACGCTGTAAGCCTTGTACTCGTCTTTGTCCGTCTTCACGCTTATAAAATGGCCAGCCTTTTCAATCTTCTTGACTTCCTTAAACTCAGAAATGTTAGCGCCAAACTTCTGAGCTTGGCTTTTGAACTTATCCATCAGGTCCATGCCGTTTATACCTTCCGGGAAACCGGGGTAGTTCTCTAATAGATCAGTCGTGGCCGCGAGCCCTCCACAGACTGCTTTCTCCAGCACGATGGTGTCTAACCCACCCCTCGCCGTGTATATGGCCGCCGTCAGTCCCCCGGGCCCACCTCCGATTATGATCACATCGCGTACCTCTTCCCCCATCTTAACTCCTTTTCACATGCTTACCCGACTTTACCACACGTTCACAGCAATTTCAAATTACAAATCTGTGGACGCAGCCCTATTTCGTTCTTAACGTATTGTCTAGGAGGAGTTTCTTCTTTTTGGTCTGCTGAACTTTTTCTTGTTGAATTCTTCGGATTTCCCTTTCGGAATTGAGAGCGATTCCCAGGATTTAGCTCTCAGGCATTTCGCTATATATATGATTTGTCCAACGTGCTGCGCACAATGTGTCAGGTGTCGATTGATGGCCTCAACAACAGTATGTCCCTCGTTTCTTATGTAGACAATCTTCTGCAAGTCATCTGGTTTCAATCTGCCAAGAGCTGAAAATAGAAAATTCCAACCTTTTTCCCAGATCAACAACATCCGCATATGTTTGACAAGGACGGCAATGCTATTCGATTCATCATCAGGCCGCCAATGGATTTCGCTATCACTTATCTGCGCAAACGCTTTGTCCCCCAACCTTTTGTAGTGTAGAAAGAGTTCTGTTATGTTATGCAGGTAGTTATGATCAATATCTTCTTGCATTTTCTTCACAATTGCCAATCTCTTTTGGTTATTGCTAAGTGATTGTACAGGCGGTTGCAGAATCTGTCCAGTACTGATGTTACTTCTTTCTGTGAGGCACAGATGCTGGCTCCGTCTCGATCCAAAACGCAAAATGAAAGCCTGGGAAGTCCAGAGTGGAGTACGGCAGAATCCAAGAAATCGAAAAACTACAGATATGAGGATATAAGCAAGAAATGGCTCAGGCTTCAGTGTTATTGTCACTTTAGTTGAGAAAAGTATTGACAAGAAAATGTGTTAGGTGTACAATGGAATTGCAGGTGAGAAGAGTTTTTGGGAGTGCGACACGCACTGCATGTCTTATACGCCGTGCGTGTTTGTTGTAGGGGCCGCAGAGAACGTGGACGCAGTCCCAGATTGGCTTACCACCTAGCGAGACTACGAGTAAGGAGGTGAAGTCGGAGTGCCCAAAGGTCGAGTTAAGTGGTTCAATGACCAGAAGGGATATGGGTTCATTGAGCAAGACGGTGGTGAGGACGTATTCGTCCATTTCTCTGCCATCCAAGGTTCCGGATTCCGCACCCTATCTGAAAATGATAAGGTTGAGTTCGAAATTGTCGATGGTCCAAAGGGGAAGCAAGCGACAAACGTGAATCGAGTAGAGGAATAACGCCCTTTTTGGTTAAGATGGAGCCCCGGAAATCGCCGAGAGATGATTTCCGGGGCTTGTCATTTTGTCAGAGCTCAAAATAGCGTGCCGTGTCTTGGTTTCAGTTTCATAATTTCCCAGTTTCGGAATTTCGGATCGTGGTATCGAGTAGGGGCGCGGCCTGCCCTCCGTAGCCACAGCGTAGGAGGGTTTCCGCGCCCATCTTCTCTTCCTTGTTGCCGTCTTTCTTTAGATATGGTATAAGGAACGTGATGTGACTTGAGGGGGGAATGATTGTGGGTGCCCCAGAAGGAAAGAGATTGGCTGAATTATCAATTGCAGTAAGAGATTCGACTATAAGACGGTTGAGGCTCGTTCCGGCTGGGTCAGAGAACTGGAGAATCGAGAGTGATTCAATGAGTTTTGCAGATCTTGCCCAACACATCATTGATGCTGATGAGTGGTTGTTCAGAATGCTTGAGACGAAAAACCTCTCACCAGTGCGAGGCATAGCAGGGCTGGCAGACGTGAACAACCGAGACGAATACATTAAGTTGATTACTGATTTGAAGCGGACAGGCCAGATTCGCGAGGGACTACTTGAAGGTCTATCTGAAGAACACCTGACTGAAATGATACATGATGAGAGGTTTGGTGGCAGAGTGAGTGCGTGGTGGATTATCGTCCGCGGAAACCTGGATTATGAGACCCATCATAGGGGACAAATAGCTGCGTACCTGAGAATGCTACATGCAAAGAACGAAGTTGGAACAGAGGTTACTGAGTGAGAGATCGTCTGCGGAGGGTGGCCTAGGGTGATGAAACTGAAAAAAGTGTCATGGCTGATTATGGTGGGAATGTTGGTGCTATTCTCTTCTGAGTGTGACAGACAGGACAGAATTGAGCAGGCTCTCAGACAGTATCAAAGCAGGACTGTGGTCAGGAATAGCAAGGGTAAACTGTTTCGAGTTGAAGATTACCGCCTCACCTCTTCAGACGACGGTGGCAGAACTTGGATTGGATTAAGTACCATACCCTCTATGGGATATGCGGTATGGGGATATTCCCTGGCCTGCGGAGATGACGATGTCCTTCACTTTGCTCAGGTGGGAGTGGGAAAGGGAAAGAAGGCAGTCTATGTTTCCAGGTCATTGGATGGTGGAAAGACCTGGATAGGTCCAGTTGTAGCGAATGATGAAATATGGGCTCAAAGAGAGGATCCAGAGATCATCAGCAAAGGCGAAAAGGTCTTTGTGGTTTGGGTGGAAAGAAGTGAAAGAGCGCCAACAGGAGTGGCCAGGCCATCGGGCGTCTACTTTTCCTGCTCTTTCGACGGTGGAAGAAGCTGGAATGAAGATACCTGGTTAAGAGAGGGGGAGGATCCCTCGATCGCAGTCGGAGAAGATGGAACAGTATATTTGACCTATGTCGGTGGCAGAAGACTGAACATCATCTACATATCATATTCAGAAAACAACGGGAGAAGCTGGAACAGTGAGACTACGGGCGAGCGATTGGTGATTATCAAGGAGCCCTATGTTATTCCCGTCGGATCCACTCTATATTTATTCTGTCACGCGGTCGTACCAAGTTTTGCTCACATCACTCCTGGTGCAAGACTTGACTACCAAACGTATTACCTGACATCTAATGATAGAGGGAAAAGCTGGAGTAACATGATAGAATGGAAGGAGGAAGGGAGGGATTGATGGCGAAAAGGAAGTCAAAGTTGCTGGGTTTTCTTCTTTTGGCAGG contains:
- a CDS encoding ATP-binding cassette domain-containing protein; this encodes MQCEQRPLWRCFFCGNRHVQHVNLVEVLHPGGEICAIPAYKVVDLGLVHIPEGRRLFPELTTMENLILGSLRPEAKTKRADSLEWVFGLMPRLRERKSQFAGTLSGGEQQMLAVARGLMSRPKLLMFDEPSLGLAPLLVKQVFDVVEKLRTEGITVLIVEQNVRQSLQICDRVYVLENGRIIMEGSNLLEDDRVREAYLGL
- a CDS encoding VWA domain-containing protein, producing MKWPPLVLCCALLAAAAASNEFPRVTTDKSVWPDQIYLAGTGVPDEAEVTLTVEGIGDTIAPMAIDLIFAIDVSGSMEGAPLETAKVAARCICMGLDPTTEQSGLVAFGTDAVLLSELSHLHWMLFPLIDSLKAGGWTVLGDAINLAQAELTSPRRKESNLPVILLLSDGSSTSGSDPFEAAQNAKASGTLIYALGFGSPASEETLRLIVSEPDSETYWHYPDLSMIPEILKSIRMVPTYLAARHLSVIERLDSRFNYVPGSFSIVPDRVAGRAAEWTVGELGLAEDWSVTFRVTASDTGLLPVEVLPTSRANYMNFAGGWVDEPFPQEYIRVITGVGVAEGPVSLRSEDNILRLGPNPFYESCTISYYADGYTRLRLTIHDVAGRVVRTLVDGVPAVDMHSVVWTGDDRNGQQVPSGVYVCKYESPTTTKSKLLLLVR
- the tsaA gene encoding tRNA (N6-threonylcarbamoyladenosine(37)-N6)-methyltransferase TrmO, with the protein product MDKVEYRPIGVIHSPFREPKGVPIQPSGRKGIKGTVELEPQYEVGLKDVEGFSHIILIYHLHLSQGYSLEVLPFVDHVKRGLFATRAPKRPNAIGISVVPLEKIEGTTLYISDLDIVDGTPLLDIKPYIPKFEKTEDIRIGWLKDKVRRTEDAVADDRFTP
- the nth gene encoding endonuclease III, yielding MTGNKKTRVKKPDPKLKNKVTRIIRVLSKEFPDAKTALKHRNPLEMLISTILSAQCTDAKVNEVTAVLFKKYKSPEDYAKANIMQLQKEIRQTGFFRNKTKNIRAASAALIERFDSQVPRTMEELLTLPGVARKTANIVLQNAYGVIEGIAVDTHVRRLSQRLGLTKNKDPNKIEQDLMQITPTKDWARITDLLIWHGRKVCNAQRPKCAECVLAKLCPSAFSF
- the trxB gene encoding thioredoxin-disulfide reductase, with amino-acid sequence MGEEVRDVIIIGGGPGGLTAAIYTARGGLDTIVLEKAVCGGLAATTDLLENYPGFPEGINGMDLMDKFKSQAQKFGANISEFKEVKKIEKAGHFISVKTDKDEYKAYSVIIGSGSVPKKLNVPGEEKFTGKGVSYCATCDGPLYKGKDVVVVGAGNSGLQESEYLLKHVKSVTIVEFLPHVTGEKILEEQLQKNTNVKFLLNHLLASINGKDVVESVTVKNRGTEEERTFETSGVFIYAGFLPYSELAKGVVEMDEQGYIITNENMETSTPGIYAVGDIRSKRYRQVVIACGEGTIAGMAATEYVNKLRISDY
- a CDS encoding DUF1572 domain-containing protein; translation: MQEDIDHNYLHNITELFLHYKRLGDKAFAQISDSEIHWRPDDESNSIAVLVKHMRMLLIWEKGWNFLFSALGRLKPDDLQKIVYIRNEGHTVVEAINRHLTHCAQHVGQIIYIAKCLRAKSWESLSIPKGKSEEFNKKKFSRPKRRNSS
- a CDS encoding cold-shock protein gives rise to the protein MPKGRVKWFNDQKGYGFIEQDGGEDVFVHFSAIQGSGFRTLSENDKVEFEIVDGPKGKQATNVNRVEE
- a CDS encoding DinB family protein; this encodes MIVGAPEGKRLAELSIAVRDSTIRRLRLVPAGSENWRIESDSMSFADLAQHIIDADEWLFRMLETKNLSPVRGIAGLADVNNRDEYIKLITDLKRTGQIREGLLEGLSEEHLTEMIHDERFGGRVSAWWIIVRGNLDYETHHRGQIAAYLRMLHAKNEVGTEVTE
- a CDS encoding exo-alpha-sialidase; translation: MKLKKVSWLIMVGMLVLFSSECDRQDRIEQALRQYQSRTVVRNSKGKLFRVEDYRLTSSDDGGRTWIGLSTIPSMGYAVWGYSLACGDDDVLHFAQVGVGKGKKAVYVSRSLDGGKTWIGPVVANDEIWAQREDPEIISKGEKVFVVWVERSERAPTGVARPSGVYFSCSFDGGRSWNEDTWLREGEDPSIAVGEDGTVYLTYVGGRRLNIIYISYSENNGRSWNSETTGERLVIIKEPYVIPVGSTLYLFCHAVVPSFAHITPGARLDYQTYYLTSNDRGKSWSNMIEWKEEGRD